One stretch of Streptomyces agglomeratus DNA includes these proteins:
- a CDS encoding NAD(P)H-binding protein, giving the protein MTILVTGATGTVGRRVVAELVRRGERVRALTRDPAKADFPAGVETVRGDLTDPGTLIPALEGVTGLHLITFGGAYFEPLTTGREIVALAAKAGVQRITVLNGGGPSPLQEAVEAGDVGWTLVMPVEFMANALEWAEGVRTADSVAEPFVDRLSAMVHEADIGAVAAVALTEDGHAGRTYTLTGPETLTVRDKVRTLAAARGREIALTELSAGQAAERWRGAGMDQETVEFMLDVYGNTPEVGRTVVDTVERVTGRPARTFAQWAAEHADAFRAERADDSGEGDADIVPARV; this is encoded by the coding sequence ATGACAATTCTCGTGACCGGAGCGACAGGGACCGTCGGCCGCCGGGTGGTGGCCGAGCTGGTCCGCAGGGGCGAGCGGGTGCGGGCGCTGACCCGTGACCCGGCGAAGGCGGACTTCCCGGCCGGGGTCGAGACCGTACGCGGAGACCTGACCGACCCGGGGACGCTGATCCCCGCGCTGGAGGGCGTCACCGGACTGCATCTGATCACTTTCGGGGGCGCGTACTTCGAGCCGCTGACCACCGGCCGTGAGATCGTCGCGCTGGCGGCGAAGGCGGGCGTACAGCGCATCACGGTCCTCAACGGCGGCGGGCCGAGTCCGCTCCAGGAGGCGGTGGAGGCGGGGGACGTGGGCTGGACGCTGGTGATGCCGGTCGAGTTCATGGCGAACGCGCTGGAGTGGGCCGAGGGAGTCCGTACGGCGGACAGCGTCGCGGAGCCCTTCGTCGACCGGCTGAGCGCGATGGTCCACGAGGCCGACATCGGCGCGGTCGCCGCGGTGGCGCTGACCGAGGACGGGCACGCGGGGCGCACGTACACGCTGACCGGACCCGAGACGCTGACCGTGCGCGACAAGGTCCGGACCCTGGCGGCGGCGCGCGGGCGGGAGATCGCGCTGACCGAGCTGAGCGCCGGACAGGCGGCCGAGCGGTGGCGCGGCGCGGGGATGGACCAAGAGACCGTGGAGTTCATGCTGGACGTGTACGGGAACACCCCGGAGGTGGGACGGACCGTCGTGGACACGGTCGAGCGGGTCACCGGGCGCCCGGCGCGTACCTTCGCCCAGTGGGCGGCGGAGCACGCGGACGCGTTCCGGGCGGAGCGGGCGGACGACTCCGGTGAGGGGGACGCGGACATCGTCCCGGCGCGGGTCTGA
- a CDS encoding tryptophan 2,3-dioxygenase family protein, whose protein sequence is MSQHPDAPGAGSDTPNLDFAGTTPYEDYVQADVLTHLQHTLSDDPGEMVFLVTTQVMELWFTVIVHEWETAAKALGEDDLRVATDALKRSLRQLEALNASWRPLAHLTPAQFNSYRSALGEGSGFQSAMYRRMEFLLGDKSASMLVPHRGAPRVYAELEKALHEPSLYDETLRLLARRGLPVPASVLNRDLSQKYEPSAEVEAVWTELYQGDQNHELVRLGELLTDVGELVWRWRNDHLVATRRAMGSKVGTGGSAGVAWLEKRATKNVFPELWTARSHV, encoded by the coding sequence ATGTCGCAACACCCCGATGCCCCCGGTGCAGGTTCGGACACCCCGAACCTGGATTTCGCGGGCACTACTCCCTACGAGGACTACGTCCAGGCGGACGTTCTCACCCACCTCCAGCACACCCTCTCCGACGACCCCGGAGAGATGGTCTTCCTGGTGACGACCCAGGTCATGGAGCTGTGGTTCACCGTCATCGTCCACGAGTGGGAAACCGCCGCGAAGGCGCTCGGTGAGGACGACCTGCGGGTCGCGACGGACGCGCTCAAGCGCTCCCTGCGCCAGCTGGAGGCCCTCAACGCCTCCTGGCGGCCACTCGCCCACCTGACCCCCGCCCAGTTCAACTCGTACCGCAGCGCACTCGGCGAGGGCTCCGGATTCCAGTCCGCGATGTACCGCCGGATGGAGTTCCTGCTCGGCGACAAGTCCGCCTCGATGCTCGTCCCGCACCGCGGCGCGCCGCGCGTGTACGCCGAGCTGGAGAAGGCGCTGCACGAGCCGAGCCTGTACGACGAGACGCTGCGGCTGCTCGCCCGGCGCGGCCTGCCGGTGCCGGCCTCCGTACTGAACCGCGACCTGTCGCAGAAGTACGAGCCCTCCGCCGAGGTCGAGGCGGTCTGGACGGAGCTCTACCAGGGCGACCAGAACCACGAACTCGTCCGCCTGGGCGAGTTGCTGACCGATGTCGGTGAGCTGGTGTGGCGATGGCGCAACGACCATCTGGTCGCCACCCGGCGCGCCATGGGTTCCAAGGTCGGCACCGGCGGTTCCGCCGGGGTGGCCTGGCTGGAGAAGCGGGCCACCAAGAACGTCTTCCCCGAGCTGTGGACGGCGCGCAGCCATGTCTGA
- a CDS encoding ABC transporter ATP-binding protein: protein MTKAITVAGLHKSFGQTHALDGLDLDVETGEVHGFLGPNGAGKSTTIRILLGLLRADSGAVRLLGQNPWNDAVELHRRLAYVPGDVELWPTLTGGESIDLLSRLRGGLDKKRRDDLVERFDLDPTKKGRAYSKGNRQKVAIVAALASDAELLLLDEPTAGLDPLMEVVFQDVISEAKAAGKTVLLSSHILAQVEKLCDRVSIIRQGRTVQSGTLSEMRHLTRTTIEAETERPATGIDALPGVHDVRTDSGRVRFAVDGAQLDGAVRKLTEFGIRSLVSHPPTLEELMLRHYGADGEVR, encoded by the coding sequence ATGACGAAGGCAATCACCGTGGCCGGACTGCACAAGTCGTTCGGCCAGACGCACGCACTGGACGGCCTCGACCTCGACGTCGAGACCGGCGAGGTGCACGGCTTCCTGGGCCCCAACGGCGCGGGGAAGTCCACCACCATCCGGATCCTCCTGGGCCTGCTGCGCGCCGACTCCGGCGCCGTCCGGCTGCTCGGCCAGAACCCGTGGAACGACGCCGTCGAGCTGCACCGGCGCCTCGCCTACGTCCCCGGCGATGTCGAACTGTGGCCCACCCTCACCGGCGGCGAGTCCATCGACCTGCTCTCGCGGCTGCGCGGGGGCCTCGACAAGAAGCGCAGGGACGACCTCGTCGAACGCTTCGACCTGGACCCGACCAAGAAGGGCCGGGCCTACTCCAAGGGCAACCGGCAGAAGGTCGCCATCGTCGCCGCGCTCGCCTCCGACGCGGAGCTGCTGCTGCTCGACGAGCCGACCGCCGGCCTCGACCCGCTCATGGAGGTCGTCTTCCAGGACGTCATCTCCGAGGCGAAGGCCGCGGGCAAGACCGTGCTGCTCTCCAGCCACATCCTCGCCCAGGTGGAAAAGCTCTGCGACCGCGTCAGCATCATCCGCCAGGGCCGGACCGTGCAGTCCGGCACGCTCAGCGAGATGCGGCACCTGACCCGCACGACGATCGAGGCGGAGACCGAGCGGCCGGCCACCGGGATCGACGCACTGCCCGGCGTGCACGATGTGCGGACCGACAGCGGCCGGGTGCGGTTCGCGGTGGACGGCGCCCAGCTCGACGGCGCCGTGCGCAAGCTGACCGAGTTCGGCATCCGCAGCCTGGTGAGCCACCCGCCCACCCTCGAAGAGCTCATGCTGCGTCACTACGGGGCCGACGGTGAGGTCCGATGA
- a CDS encoding alpha/beta hydrolase — protein MPDPSAERDAVEAESAFSHPAVAPDATAAYGEHPDQVVDFYAPRDGRDRAPLVVVLHGGAWRAPYDRQHISPFADFLARRGFAVASVEYRRGGEPGGPGGALPQQSDAGTEPVAGRWPDTFDDVAAAMDLLPALVREALPGADTRRIVVTGHSAGGHLALWAAARHVLTPDSPWHLPVAPALRGVVALAPIADFGAACELGVCADAAVQLLGGKEHFDERRPYADPAALLPTGIATVLVQGRTDIVVPQAVAEAYTEAAAKAGEPVWLTLLEDVGHFPLIDPAADACAVVAEEIEQLAY, from the coding sequence ATGCCGGACCCCTCAGCCGAACGGGACGCCGTCGAGGCGGAGTCGGCCTTCTCTCACCCGGCCGTCGCCCCCGACGCCACTGCGGCGTACGGCGAACACCCCGACCAGGTGGTCGACTTCTACGCACCGCGCGACGGCCGGGACCGGGCCCCGCTGGTCGTCGTCCTGCACGGCGGCGCCTGGCGGGCACCGTACGACCGGCAGCACATCTCGCCGTTCGCGGACTTCCTGGCGCGCCGGGGCTTCGCCGTCGCCAGCGTCGAGTACCGGCGGGGCGGCGAACCCGGCGGCCCCGGCGGCGCGCTTCCGCAGCAGTCCGATGCGGGGACCGAGCCGGTCGCGGGGCGCTGGCCGGACACGTTCGACGACGTGGCGGCGGCGATGGACCTGCTGCCCGCTCTCGTACGGGAGGCGCTGCCCGGCGCGGACACGCGGCGGATCGTCGTCACGGGTCACTCGGCCGGCGGCCACCTGGCACTGTGGGCGGCCGCCCGGCACGTACTGACCCCCGATTCGCCGTGGCACCTGCCGGTGGCGCCCGCCCTGCGCGGTGTCGTGGCGCTGGCGCCGATCGCGGACTTCGGCGCCGCCTGCGAACTGGGCGTGTGCGCGGACGCGGCCGTCCAGCTCCTCGGCGGCAAGGAGCACTTCGACGAGCGCAGGCCGTACGCCGATCCGGCCGCGCTGCTGCCGACCGGTATCGCCACCGTCCTCGTGCAGGGCCGTACGGACATCGTCGTACCGCAGGCGGTCGCGGAGGCGTACACCGAAGCGGCCGCGAAGGCGGGGGAGCCGGTCTGGCTGACCCTGCTGGAGGACGTCGGGCACTTCCCGCTGATCGACCCGGCGGCGGACGCCTGCGCGGTGGTCGCGGAGGAGATCGAACAGCTCGCCTACTGA
- a CDS encoding GbsR/MarR family transcriptional regulator, whose protein sequence is MSSENTSATDLEVAGPDEEAVSRFVERFASEMTEAGMQRMASRVFAALLASPNASMTSAELAEQLRISPAAVSGAVRYLTQANMVSRQRDPGTRRDRYVLHNELWYETFTRRDQVLSRWEKVLRDGAQMLGPFTPAGARAAETAEFFEFLQKELLQLLERWKEHRGTPQDRS, encoded by the coding sequence ATGAGCAGCGAGAACACGTCCGCGACGGACCTGGAGGTGGCGGGTCCGGACGAAGAGGCGGTGTCGCGGTTCGTGGAGCGGTTCGCGTCGGAAATGACCGAGGCGGGCATGCAGCGCATGGCGTCCCGCGTCTTCGCGGCGCTGCTCGCGTCGCCGAACGCCAGCATGACCTCGGCGGAGCTCGCCGAGCAGCTCCGGATCAGCCCGGCCGCGGTCTCGGGCGCCGTCCGGTACCTCACTCAGGCCAACATGGTCAGCAGGCAGCGGGACCCCGGCACCCGGCGCGACCGTTATGTCCTGCACAACGAGCTCTGGTACGAGACCTTCACCCGCCGCGACCAGGTCCTCAGCCGCTGGGAGAAGGTTCTGCGGGACGGCGCGCAGATGCTGGGCCCATTCACGCCGGCGGGCGCTCGGGCGGCCGAGACGGCGGAGTTCTTCGAGTTCCTCCAGAAGGAACTGCTGCAACTGCTGGAGCGCTGGAAGGAGCACCGGGGCACCCCGCAGGACCGCTCCTGA
- a CDS encoding response regulator — translation MSAGNIRVLIVDDQIMVREGFTVLLNAMPEIEVVGEAVNGREAIAQVAALRPDVVLMDIRMPELNGIEATREIVAADADAKVLVLTTFDLDEYVYQALRAGASGFLLKDASARQLADGVRVVASGEALLAPTVTKRLISEFSKLSEAPRPPALAQIGDLTERETEVLVLIAQGLSNAEIAAHLVVAESTIKTHVSRVLVKLGLRDRTQAAVFAYEARLVTPG, via the coding sequence GTGAGCGCCGGGAACATCCGCGTCCTGATCGTCGACGACCAGATCATGGTCCGCGAGGGTTTCACGGTCCTGCTGAACGCGATGCCGGAGATCGAGGTCGTCGGCGAGGCGGTCAACGGGCGCGAGGCGATCGCGCAGGTCGCGGCGCTGCGGCCGGACGTCGTACTGATGGACATCCGCATGCCGGAGCTGAACGGAATCGAGGCGACGCGCGAGATCGTCGCCGCCGACGCGGACGCGAAGGTGCTGGTCCTGACGACGTTCGACCTGGACGAGTACGTGTACCAGGCGCTGCGGGCCGGTGCCTCGGGCTTCCTGCTGAAGGACGCCTCGGCGCGGCAGCTCGCGGACGGCGTCCGGGTGGTGGCGTCCGGGGAGGCGCTGCTGGCCCCGACCGTCACCAAGCGCCTGATCTCGGAGTTCTCCAAGCTGTCCGAGGCCCCCCGGCCGCCCGCCCTCGCACAGATCGGGGACCTGACGGAGCGCGAGACGGAGGTGCTGGTGCTGATCGCCCAGGGACTGTCGAACGCGGAGATCGCCGCGCACCTGGTGGTGGCCGAGTCCACGATCAAGACGCATGTGAGCCGGGTGCTGGTGAAGCTGGGTCTGCGCGACCGCACACAGGCGGCGGTGTTCGCGTACGAGGCGCGGCTGGTGACACCGGGGTAG
- a CDS encoding sensor histidine kinase has product MGALSGLREDLVEGTLAYRPLPRMRTDGAYLRKLPARLREYAAWAPHAVVLGCALLTVLVATTVGASGWFSGATLLLLGGVSAVPVALTLFRPVLAWWLSLVATLLSAGLASGGFGATYPWIESAFVGHLVVMVVVAARTRPRTAGWMWVLTLVFGLMLSTNNYGGADDTAAMAFLSLFALLVVTVLHIRREAKEEVTVQRTVTAVERDRRTLLEERTTIARELHDVVAHHMSVVAIQAEAAPYRVENPPPELEQAFVTIRENAVAALTELRRVLGVVRAEDHEAPDAPQPTLAELDGLLSNVRDAGLTADKTVTGSVRDLPQGVELSAYRIIQEALSNALRHAPGATAKVEVSYVLGGLGLRIVNTAPQGLVKPSPGAGHGITGMRERVSMLNGEMTAEATEDGGYEVSAFIPVAPAAPVVAPEPAA; this is encoded by the coding sequence ATGGGGGCGCTGAGCGGCCTCCGCGAAGACCTCGTCGAGGGGACGCTGGCCTACCGCCCGCTGCCGCGGATGCGAACGGACGGTGCCTACCTCCGCAAGCTCCCGGCCCGCTTGAGGGAGTACGCGGCTTGGGCGCCCCACGCGGTGGTGCTCGGCTGCGCCCTGCTGACCGTGCTGGTGGCGACGACGGTGGGGGCGAGCGGCTGGTTCTCCGGGGCGACCCTGCTGCTGCTCGGCGGCGTGTCGGCCGTCCCGGTGGCCCTGACGCTGTTCCGGCCGGTCCTGGCGTGGTGGCTGTCGCTCGTGGCCACGCTGTTGTCCGCCGGCCTGGCGAGCGGCGGCTTCGGAGCCACGTACCCGTGGATCGAGAGCGCCTTTGTCGGACACCTCGTGGTGATGGTCGTGGTGGCGGCCAGGACCAGGCCGCGCACGGCCGGCTGGATGTGGGTCCTGACGCTGGTCTTCGGGCTCATGCTGTCCACCAACAACTACGGCGGGGCGGACGACACCGCGGCGATGGCCTTCCTGTCTCTCTTCGCGCTGCTCGTCGTCACCGTGCTGCACATCCGCCGGGAGGCGAAGGAGGAGGTGACCGTGCAGCGGACCGTCACCGCCGTCGAGCGCGACCGGCGCACGCTGCTGGAGGAGCGCACGACGATCGCCCGCGAGCTGCACGACGTGGTCGCGCACCACATGTCGGTGGTCGCGATCCAGGCGGAGGCCGCCCCGTACCGGGTGGAGAACCCACCGCCGGAGCTGGAGCAGGCGTTCGTGACGATCCGCGAGAACGCGGTGGCCGCGCTGACCGAGCTGCGGCGGGTCCTCGGCGTCGTACGGGCGGAGGACCACGAGGCCCCGGACGCGCCCCAGCCGACGCTGGCGGAACTGGACGGGCTGCTGTCGAACGTGCGGGACGCGGGCCTGACGGCGGACAAGACGGTGACCGGTTCGGTGCGCGACCTGCCGCAGGGCGTCGAGCTCTCGGCGTACCGGATCATCCAGGAGGCACTGAGCAACGCGCTGCGCCACGCGCCGGGTGCGACGGCGAAGGTGGAGGTGTCGTACGTGCTCGGCGGTCTGGGCCTGCGGATCGTGAACACCGCGCCGCAGGGCCTGGTCAAGCCGTCGCCGGGGGCGGGGCACGGCATCACGGGGATGCGGGAGCGGGTGTCGATGCTGAACGGCGAGATGACGGCCGAGGCGACGGAGGACGGCGGTTACGAGGTGTCCGCGTTCATACCTGTGGCGCCCGCCGCGCCCGTGGTGGCACCGGAGCCGGCCGCGTGA
- the kynU gene encoding kynureninase gives MSEALNDLQRRAAALDSADPLAKHRELFALDDTETVYLDGNSLGALPRHVPERVADVITRQWGELRIRSWDESGWWTAPERIGDRIAPLVGAAAGQVVVGDSTSVNIFKAVVGAARLAPESRDEILVDASTFPTDGYIADSAARMTGRRVVPVAPADLPAALGARTAAVLVNHVDYRTGRRHDLAGLTAAAHQAGALAVWDLCHSAGALPVGLDEHGVDFAVGCTYKYLNGGPGSPAFLYVAERHQAAFDSPLPGWNSHTDPFGMTPGYAPADGAARGRVGTPDILSMLALEAALDVWEGVGVEDVREKSLALTDFFLECVETYVPEGRVASVTPTAHEERGSQVSLRCEDGTDASAVMRELIARGVVGDFRRPDVLRFGFTPLYVGFADAERAARVLGEVLAGA, from the coding sequence ATGTCTGAGGCCCTGAACGATCTCCAGCGGCGGGCCGCGGCGCTCGATTCCGCCGACCCGCTCGCCAAGCACCGCGAGCTGTTCGCGCTCGACGACACCGAGACGGTGTACCTCGACGGCAACTCGCTCGGCGCCCTGCCCCGCCACGTGCCGGAGCGCGTGGCCGACGTCATCACCCGCCAGTGGGGCGAGCTGCGCATCCGCTCCTGGGACGAGAGCGGCTGGTGGACCGCGCCGGAGCGGATCGGCGACCGGATCGCGCCGCTCGTCGGTGCGGCGGCCGGGCAGGTCGTGGTCGGTGACTCGACAAGTGTCAACATCTTCAAGGCGGTTGTGGGCGCGGCCCGGCTGGCGCCGGAGTCCAGGGACGAGATACTCGTCGACGCCTCCACGTTCCCCACGGACGGCTACATCGCCGATTCCGCCGCTCGTATGACGGGCCGGCGGGTCGTCCCCGTCGCCCCCGCCGACCTGCCGGCCGCCCTCGGGGCGCGCACCGCGGCGGTTCTCGTCAACCACGTGGACTACCGCACCGGCCGCCGCCACGACCTGGCCGGCCTCACCGCCGCCGCGCACCAGGCCGGCGCCCTGGCCGTCTGGGACCTGTGCCACAGCGCGGGCGCGCTGCCGGTCGGGCTCGACGAGCACGGCGTCGACTTCGCCGTCGGCTGTACGTACAAGTACCTCAACGGCGGACCGGGTTCGCCCGCCTTCCTGTACGTCGCCGAGCGCCACCAGGCCGCCTTCGACTCGCCGCTGCCGGGGTGGAACTCGCACACCGATCCCTTCGGGATGACCCCGGGTTACGCCCCGGCGGACGGCGCGGCGCGGGGCAGGGTCGGCACCCCCGACATCCTGTCGATGCTGGCGCTGGAGGCCGCGCTCGACGTCTGGGAGGGCGTCGGCGTCGAGGACGTACGCGAGAAGTCACTCGCCCTGACGGACTTCTTCCTGGAATGTGTGGAGACGTACGTGCCCGAGGGGCGGGTCGCCTCGGTGACCCCCACCGCCCACGAGGAGCGCGGCAGTCAGGTCTCGCTGCGGTGCGAGGACGGTACCGACGCGAGCGCCGTCATGCGGGAGCTGATCGCCCGCGGTGTGGTGGGCGACTTCCGCCGCCCCGACGTGCTGCGCTTCGGCTTCACCCCGCTGTACGTCGGCTTCGCGGACGCGGAGCGGGCGGCGCGTGTGCTCGGTGAGGTCCTGGCCGGGGCCTGA
- a CDS encoding diacylglycerol kinase, with the protein MSAPEPAVNTAHPLLVVIDPVARRSDGESVRIAKDVLCAGANVRVCLPEGPEEFARALARRGSRRPVVVGDDRALLRAVALLHRERELGAGALALIPVGASVDIAQALGVPIGAVAAARAVLEGRARRLDLLVDDSDGVVLGDLRIPAAPSPKAAAASLWGTCRSLVRTLVRPAPPSAPHPVRTYRLRVEADGVLLNDLDRPVEDVSVCSRAGRAEVVIRPRGGEHVRVEALAVTVSGPDFRYRADALVAGPVRTRTWTVRPGAWSLTLPA; encoded by the coding sequence GTGTCGGCTCCAGAGCCCGCCGTGAACACCGCGCACCCGTTGCTGGTGGTCATCGACCCGGTCGCCCGCCGTTCGGACGGCGAGTCCGTACGCATCGCCAAGGACGTGCTGTGCGCCGGCGCCAACGTCAGGGTCTGCCTCCCGGAGGGGCCCGAGGAGTTCGCGCGGGCCCTGGCCCGCCGGGGCAGCCGCCGCCCCGTGGTCGTCGGCGACGACCGGGCGCTGCTGCGCGCGGTGGCCCTGCTGCACCGGGAGAGGGAGCTGGGCGCGGGTGCGCTGGCGCTGATCCCGGTGGGGGCGTCCGTGGACATCGCGCAGGCGCTGGGCGTGCCCATAGGGGCGGTGGCGGCGGCACGCGCGGTCCTGGAGGGCAGGGCACGGCGGCTGGACCTGCTGGTGGACGACAGTGACGGGGTGGTGCTGGGCGACCTGCGCATCCCGGCCGCCCCGTCCCCGAAGGCCGCCGCCGCGTCCCTGTGGGGTACGTGCCGTTCGCTGGTACGGACGCTGGTGCGGCCGGCGCCGCCTTCCGCCCCGCACCCGGTCCGTACGTACCGGCTGCGCGTCGAGGCGGACGGGGTGCTGCTGAACGACCTGGACCGGCCGGTGGAGGACGTGTCGGTGTGCTCGCGCGCCGGGCGCGCCGAGGTGGTGATCCGGCCCCGGGGCGGCGAGCACGTGCGGGTGGAGGCGCTGGCCGTGACGGTCTCCGGCCCGGACTTCCGGTACCGGGCGGACGCGCTGGTGGCGGGCCCGGTCCGGACGAGGACCTGGACGGTGCGGCCGGGGGCGTGGTCGCTGACGCTGCCGGCCTGA
- a CDS encoding DUF3151 domain-containing protein, producing the protein MAIHKDLLGGPPPTHLPDDPEPRELLATGAAPTDVAAKYPASSLAWAQLADEAFENGRVIESYAYARTGYHRGLDALRRAGWKGHGPVPWDHEPNRGFLRALHALARAAQSIGEQEEYERCSTFLRDSSPAAADTLG; encoded by the coding sequence ATGGCCATTCACAAAGATCTGCTCGGGGGACCGCCCCCGACCCACCTGCCCGACGACCCGGAGCCGCGCGAGCTGCTCGCGACCGGTGCCGCGCCGACCGACGTCGCCGCGAAGTACCCGGCGTCCTCGCTCGCCTGGGCGCAGCTCGCCGACGAGGCGTTCGAGAACGGCCGGGTGATCGAGTCGTACGCCTACGCCCGTACCGGCTACCACCGCGGCCTCGACGCGCTGCGCCGCGCCGGCTGGAAGGGCCACGGCCCCGTGCCGTGGGACCACGAGCCGAACCGCGGTTTCCTGCGCGCGCTGCACGCGCTCGCCCGCGCCGCGCAGTCGATCGGTGAGCAGGAGGAGTACGAGCGCTGCTCCACTTTCCTGCGGGACTCGTCACCGGCGGCGGCCGACACCCTCGGCTGA
- a CDS encoding adenylosuccinate synthase — MPALVLLGAQWGDEGKGKATDLLGGSVDYVVRYQGGNNAGHTVVVGDQKYALHLLPSGILTPECTPVIGNGVVIDPSVLLSELSGLNERGVDTSKLLISGNAHVITTYNVTVDKVTERFLGKRKIGTTGRGIGPTYADKINRTGIRVQDLYDESILTQKVEAALEIKNQLLTKLYNRRAIEAGQIVEELLTHGENIKQYVADTTLILNNALDEDKVVLFEGGQGTLLDVDHGTYPFVTSSNPTAGGACTGTGVGPTKISRVIGILKAYTTRVGAGPFPTELFDEDGEALRRIGGERGVTTGRDRRCGWFDAPIARYATRVNGLTDFFLTKLDVLTGWEEIPVCVAYEIDGKRVEELPYSQTDFHHAKPIYETLPGWSEDITKAKTFDDLPKNAKAYVKALEEMSGAPISAIGVGPGRTETIEINSFI, encoded by the coding sequence GTGCCCGCACTTGTGCTGCTCGGTGCTCAGTGGGGTGACGAAGGCAAGGGAAAGGCCACCGACCTGCTCGGTGGATCCGTTGATTATGTAGTGCGCTATCAGGGCGGCAACAACGCCGGCCACACGGTTGTCGTCGGCGACCAGAAGTACGCGCTGCATCTTCTCCCTTCCGGAATCCTCACGCCAGAGTGCACGCCGGTCATCGGTAACGGCGTCGTCATCGACCCGTCGGTCCTGCTCTCCGAGCTGAGCGGTCTGAACGAGCGAGGCGTCGACACGTCCAAGCTCCTGATCAGCGGCAACGCCCACGTCATCACGACGTACAACGTCACGGTCGACAAGGTGACGGAGCGCTTCCTCGGCAAGCGCAAGATCGGCACCACGGGCCGCGGTATCGGCCCGACGTACGCGGACAAGATCAACCGCACCGGCATCCGCGTGCAGGACCTCTACGACGAGTCGATCCTGACTCAAAAGGTCGAGGCGGCTCTGGAGATCAAGAACCAGCTGCTCACGAAGCTGTACAACCGCCGCGCGATCGAGGCCGGGCAGATCGTCGAAGAGCTGCTGACGCACGGCGAGAACATCAAGCAGTACGTCGCCGACACGACGCTGATCCTGAACAACGCGCTCGACGAGGACAAGGTCGTCCTGTTCGAGGGCGGCCAGGGCACGCTGCTCGACGTCGACCACGGCACGTACCCCTTCGTCACGTCGTCGAACCCGACCGCCGGCGGTGCCTGCACCGGCACGGGCGTGGGGCCGACGAAGATCAGCCGGGTCATCGGCATTCTCAAGGCGTACACCACCCGCGTCGGCGCCGGTCCGTTCCCGACGGAGCTATTCGACGAGGACGGCGAGGCGCTGCGCCGCATCGGCGGCGAGCGCGGTGTCACCACCGGCCGCGACCGTCGCTGCGGCTGGTTCGACGCGCCGATCGCGCGGTACGCGACGCGGGTCAACGGTCTGACGGACTTCTTCCTCACGAAGCTGGACGTGCTGACCGGCTGGGAGGAGATCCCGGTGTGCGTGGCGTACGAGATCGACGGCAAGCGCGTCGAGGAGCTCCCGTACAGCCAGACCGACTTCCACCACGCGAAGCCGATCTACGAGACGCTTCCGGGCTGGTCCGAGGACATCACCAAGGCGAAGACCTTCGACGACCTTCCGAAGAACGCGAAGGCGTACGTGAAGGCGCTGGAGGAGATGTCGGGCGCGCCGATCTCGGCGATCGGTGTCGGCCCCGGCCGGACCGAGACGATCGAGATCAACTCGTTCATCTAG